Proteins encoded together in one Fimbriiglobus ruber window:
- a CDS encoding DUF1552 domain-containing protein, translating into MTTSAANTQIARRTFLRGAGVAMALPWLESLPVWGAAPASGSPASTIPKRFAALFMGNGINAKHWWAKGSGAEMELGKSIQPLAALKTKLNLIHGLFNKSATGVGIHPGQTGNILSGAALQKGAELKGGISIDQVLANHLGKETVQPSLVLGCEQPTTGYHESNFSLAYSSHISWQNATSPVPMEVYPSLAFDALFDNRGSQRTKSILDRVRGEAESLSRQVSSADKAKLDEYLTSVREVEKRLDSPRKAKAAADGAVKDRGPVAAAALKRPENGLPEDLRDHMRLMCDIVALGFQTDRTRVATLLMCRDLSGLTYPFLNVRGAHHPASHDDLSDEYERITTYYVSQLAYLATRLSEMKEGDSTVLDNSCLMFVSNMWAGSKHDSTKVPVLLVGGLGGTLQTGRALDYLDKGNDSRKLCSLYLSLLDRMGVPLERFGDADKRLTGL; encoded by the coding sequence ATGACGACTTCGGCCGCGAATACACAGATCGCCCGACGGACCTTTCTCCGCGGCGCGGGCGTGGCGATGGCCCTCCCGTGGCTGGAATCGCTACCGGTGTGGGGAGCCGCGCCGGCGAGCGGGTCGCCGGCATCGACGATCCCGAAGCGGTTCGCGGCCCTCTTCATGGGCAACGGCATCAACGCCAAGCACTGGTGGGCCAAGGGTAGCGGCGCCGAGATGGAACTGGGCAAGAGCATCCAACCGCTTGCCGCCCTGAAGACGAAGCTCAACCTGATCCACGGGCTGTTCAACAAGTCCGCCACCGGCGTCGGGATTCACCCGGGCCAGACCGGCAACATCCTTTCTGGCGCTGCACTGCAGAAGGGCGCCGAGTTGAAGGGCGGCATCAGCATCGACCAGGTGCTGGCCAACCACCTCGGGAAAGAGACCGTGCAACCCAGCCTGGTCCTCGGCTGCGAACAGCCGACCACGGGTTACCACGAGTCGAACTTCTCGCTGGCTTACAGCTCGCACATTTCCTGGCAGAACGCCACGTCGCCGGTGCCGATGGAAGTCTACCCGTCGCTCGCGTTCGACGCCCTGTTCGACAACCGGGGCAGCCAGCGGACCAAGAGCATTCTCGACCGCGTCCGGGGCGAGGCGGAGAGCCTGAGCCGGCAGGTCAGTTCGGCCGACAAGGCCAAACTCGACGAGTACCTGACCAGCGTGCGCGAGGTCGAGAAGCGGCTCGACTCGCCCCGGAAGGCCAAGGCTGCCGCGGACGGTGCGGTGAAAGATCGCGGCCCCGTGGCGGCCGCCGCGCTGAAGCGGCCGGAGAACGGGCTGCCGGAAGACCTGCGCGACCACATGCGGCTCATGTGCGACATCGTCGCCCTCGGCTTCCAGACCGACCGGACGCGCGTGGCCACGCTGCTCATGTGCCGCGACCTTTCGGGGCTGACGTACCCCTTTCTGAACGTCCGCGGTGCCCACCACCCCGCATCGCACGACGATCTGTCCGACGAGTACGAGCGGATCACGACGTATTACGTGAGCCAACTCGCGTACCTCGCGACCCGTCTTTCGGAAATGAAAGAAGGCGATTCCACGGTCCTGGACAACTCCTGCCTGATGTTCGTCTCGAACATGTGGGCGGGCAGCAAGCACGACTCCACGAAAGTCCCGGTATTGCTCGTCGGCGGGCTCGGCGGAACCTTGCAAACCGGACGAGCGCTCGACTATCTCGACAAGGGGAACGACAGCCGCAAGCTTTGCAGCCTCTACTTGTCTCTGCTGGACCGCATGGGCGTCCCACTGGAACGCTTCGGCGACGCCGACAAACGGCTCACCGGCCTTTAA
- a CDS encoding DUF1592 domain-containing protein, with amino-acid sequence MEPQPTGLDKEFRATVRPFLDAHCVSCHAHDKPKGGIDLGRFTSAAEVAADFPHWEAVFDQLKSQEMPPKTAKSQPTKDQRRAVMTWIESLRKNEAERNAGDPGVVLARRLSNAEYDYTVRDLTGVDIHPAREFPVDPANGAGFDNTGESLTMSPALATKYFAASRFVADHLLLLPEGFTFAPFPVLTDTDRDKFCVRRIVDFYQRQPTDLADYFRAAWEYRYRSELGRPNQSLTECARGAKVSPKYLEVVWPLLSEPADERGPIAAIRALWRALPKPADAQPEKLRRGCEKLRDVVLQLRGQVKVKVDNLTVSGMNRGAQALVLWKDREMAANRRHYGGGGLQLKAADPALGPDVAKALTVPAGEPERKRYEAAFERFCSVFPDAFYVSERGRVFLDPKEDRFNTGRLLSAGFHNQMGYFRDDQPLCELILDEADKRHLDKLWEEFDYASNVPARMHSGLIWFERSESPYLSGTEFDFARAEDKDVTSPDKLKRFVDMYMKKTKRSTSKEVVIKAVQDHFERSEANIRRVERAHETAEPGHVKALQDFAERAYRRRLTARERESVAGFYRSLRAEGLGHEDAVRDTLAGILMSPHFCFRVDLPVSTGTTTPGRTEALSDEALANRLSYFLWSSMPDRELLECAAKGTLHRPEVLVAQTRRMLRDDRARGLATQFGGSWLDFRRFDEHNAVDRGRFPQFDNELRQAMYEEPMRFLLDLIQNDRSVLDCLNGRHTFVNASLARHYGMPAPAGKGEWIRIEDATKYGRGGLLPMAVFATKNAPGLRTSPVKRGYWVVTRLLGEKIPAPPPNVPELPADEKKLGSLTLRETLARHREDMSCATCHARFDSFGLAFEGFGPIGERRTADLAGHAVDTRVSFPGGAEDDGISGLRGYLSERRRDDFLDNLCRKLLAYALGRSLMLSDDPTITAMRTRLSRDDYRFGGLIETIVTSPQFLTRRGPGEPKKEGPR; translated from the coding sequence GTGGAACCGCAGCCCACTGGTTTGGACAAGGAATTCCGGGCGACCGTTCGCCCGTTCCTGGACGCGCACTGCGTCTCGTGCCACGCGCACGATAAGCCCAAGGGTGGAATCGATCTGGGTCGGTTTACCAGTGCGGCCGAAGTCGCGGCGGACTTCCCACACTGGGAGGCCGTATTCGATCAACTCAAGTCGCAGGAGATGCCGCCCAAAACCGCGAAATCGCAGCCGACCAAGGATCAACGCCGGGCCGTCATGACCTGGATCGAATCACTGCGCAAGAACGAGGCGGAGCGGAACGCGGGCGACCCGGGAGTGGTCCTCGCCCGCCGACTCAGCAACGCGGAATACGACTACACCGTCCGCGACCTGACCGGCGTGGACATTCACCCGGCCCGCGAGTTCCCGGTCGACCCGGCCAACGGGGCGGGATTCGACAACACCGGCGAATCGCTCACGATGTCGCCGGCGCTGGCGACGAAATACTTCGCGGCCAGCCGGTTTGTCGCGGACCACCTGCTCCTGCTGCCCGAAGGCTTCACCTTCGCTCCCTTCCCCGTACTCACCGACACCGATCGCGATAAGTTCTGCGTTCGCCGCATCGTGGACTTCTACCAACGGCAGCCGACCGACCTGGCCGACTACTTCCGGGCTGCCTGGGAGTACCGCTACAGGTCTGAACTCGGCCGGCCGAATCAGTCGCTGACGGAATGCGCGCGAGGGGCAAAGGTCAGCCCGAAATATCTGGAAGTCGTCTGGCCGCTGCTGAGCGAGCCCGCGGACGAGCGTGGACCGATCGCGGCCATACGGGCTCTCTGGCGGGCGCTACCCAAGCCCGCCGACGCACAGCCGGAGAAGTTACGACGCGGGTGTGAAAAGCTTCGTGACGTTGTTTTGCAACTCCGCGGTCAGGTCAAAGTGAAGGTCGATAACCTGACTGTGTCGGGTATGAACCGCGGCGCGCAGGCGCTCGTACTCTGGAAGGATCGCGAGATGGCCGCCAACCGCCGGCACTACGGCGGCGGCGGACTGCAATTGAAAGCCGCCGACCCTGCACTCGGCCCCGACGTGGCCAAGGCGTTGACTGTTCCAGCGGGGGAGCCCGAGCGGAAGCGTTACGAGGCCGCGTTCGAGCGGTTCTGTTCGGTGTTTCCGGATGCGTTTTACGTCTCCGAGCGAGGCCGGGTGTTCCTCGATCCCAAGGAAGATCGGTTCAACACGGGCCGCCTGCTCAGTGCCGGCTTCCACAACCAGATGGGCTATTTCCGCGACGATCAGCCTTTGTGCGAACTGATCTTGGACGAGGCCGACAAACGACACCTGGACAAGTTGTGGGAAGAGTTCGACTACGCCTCCAACGTGCCCGCGCGAATGCACTCGGGCCTGATCTGGTTCGAGCGGTCCGAGTCGCCTTACCTGAGCGGCACCGAGTTCGATTTTGCCCGGGCGGAGGACAAGGACGTCACGTCGCCGGACAAACTCAAGCGGTTCGTCGACATGTACATGAAGAAAACGAAGCGGTCCACGTCGAAGGAAGTCGTCATCAAAGCGGTTCAAGACCATTTCGAGCGGAGCGAGGCGAATATCCGCCGGGTCGAACGCGCCCACGAAACGGCCGAGCCGGGCCACGTTAAAGCGCTCCAGGACTTCGCCGAGCGGGCCTACCGCCGTCGGCTCACGGCACGGGAGCGGGAATCTGTGGCCGGCTTCTATCGCTCGCTGCGGGCCGAAGGGCTGGGGCACGAGGACGCCGTGCGCGACACGCTTGCGGGCATTTTGATGTCCCCGCACTTCTGTTTCCGCGTCGACCTGCCCGTCTCGACCGGCACGACGACTCCGGGCCGCACGGAGGCTCTGTCCGACGAAGCCCTCGCCAATCGGCTCAGCTACTTTCTCTGGTCGAGTATGCCTGACCGGGAACTGTTGGAGTGTGCCGCGAAGGGGACGCTTCACCGCCCCGAGGTGTTGGTGGCGCAAACCCGGCGGATGTTGCGGGATGATCGCGCCCGCGGGCTGGCGACCCAGTTCGGAGGGAGCTGGCTCGACTTCCGGCGGTTCGACGAACACAACGCCGTCGACCGCGGTCGCTTCCCGCAATTTGACAATGAGCTTCGCCAGGCGATGTACGAGGAACCGATGCGATTCCTCCTTGATCTGATTCAAAACGACCGCTCCGTACTCGATTGCCTGAACGGGCGGCATACCTTTGTGAATGCTTCGCTGGCCCGTCATTACGGCATGCCCGCTCCCGCCGGGAAGGGCGAGTGGATACGGATCGAAGATGCCACCAAGTACGGCCGGGGCGGTCTGCTGCCGATGGCTGTTTTCGCGACCAAGAACGCGCCCGGCCTGCGGACCAGTCCGGTGAAAAGGGGCTACTGGGTGGTCACGCGGTTGCTGGGCGAGAAGATTCCCGCGCCGCCACCCAACGTCCCCGAGCTTCCGGCCGACGAGAAAAAGCTGGGCTCGCTGACGCTCCGCGAAACACTCGCCCGGCACCGCGAGGACATGAGCTGTGCCACCTGCCACGCCCGCTTCGACTCGTTCGGGCTGGCGTTCGAGGGCTTCGGGCCGATCGGCGAGCGCCGCACCGCCGACCTCGCCGGGCACGCCGTGGATACTCGCGTCTCGTTCCCGGGAGGTGCGGAGGACGACGGGATTTCAGGCTTGCGCGGTTACCTGAGCGAGCGCCGGCGGGACGATTTCCTCGATAACCTCTGCCGCAAGTTACTCGCTTATGCCCTCGGCCGCAGCCTGATGCTGTCCGACGACCCGACGATTACCGCGATGCGCACCCGCCTGTCCCGCGACGACTACCGTTTCGGCGGCTTAATTGAGACAATTGTGACCAGTCCCCAATTCCTCACCAGGCGCGGGCCTGGGGAACCCAAGAAGGAAGGACCGCGATGA
- a CDS encoding DUF1549 and DUF1553 domain-containing protein, whose translation MVLAFLVLGASQAPAGVICQTPKIEFRDAFAGWQLLVSDGEHDLTRDAQYETTNPAVAVVEAKGYVTPTGNGTAVIRVLAKGQQLEIPVAVSGAGNGRSVDFQTEIVPLLSKHGCNAGGCHGKASGQNGFKLSLFGFDPVFDHNAIAKEARGRRLFPGAPDQSLFLLKGSGQVPHGGGRKLVAGSGDYRVIREWIASGAPASAPDSPRVVKLSIAPGDRVLKHGQLQQLAVRAEYSDGSVRDVTRHSEFKSNLDLVAAVDADGLVKTGEQSGEAAVMARHMGYVAVFRALVPHGEPVAAIPDFKPLNYVDELTVTKWKKLGLLPSPVVDDATFLRRVTIDLCGRLPTVAETKVFLADTTADKRIRLVDTLLDSPDYPAFFAMKWGSILRNSNLAGSERAAYAFHNWIKEMIARNRPYDEFVRGVVAAAGEWQDAPAINWYWQNRDDQLHQVTADVAQVFLGVRLQCAKCHHHPYERWGQADYYGLAGFFARVGRKGFGEPPPYYASAQVTTGEKNPLTGKSPEPKFPDGPVGKFQPEDDPRHALVDWMAKPENPFFSKALSNRLWGHFFGRGLYHELDDLRDTNPPSNPELLDALAKDFVTHKFDVKHLIRVIVTSRVYQLSAEPNDHNKHDRQNFARYYARRMPAEVFLDAVNQTCGTRGGFSGVGTNARAVDLPHEGFNSFFLDAFDRPKRVTVCECERSTGATLAQVLLLANSDEIENKIADGNGRIAKWVKEKKPTRDMIDELYLTALSRRPTDAEIKRATEFVTKGGKDQQKAIEDVLWAILNSKEFMFNH comes from the coding sequence GTGGTTCTGGCGTTCCTCGTGTTGGGTGCCTCTCAAGCACCCGCCGGGGTCATTTGCCAGACTCCGAAAATCGAATTCCGCGACGCCTTTGCCGGGTGGCAACTGCTCGTCAGTGACGGTGAACACGACCTCACCCGCGACGCTCAGTACGAAACGACCAACCCAGCCGTCGCCGTCGTGGAAGCCAAAGGGTACGTGACACCGACCGGGAACGGTACCGCCGTGATTCGCGTTCTCGCTAAGGGACAGCAGCTCGAAATACCCGTCGCGGTGAGCGGCGCGGGGAACGGGCGCTCAGTCGACTTCCAGACCGAGATCGTTCCCCTCCTCAGCAAACACGGCTGCAACGCGGGCGGCTGCCACGGCAAGGCGTCCGGGCAGAACGGGTTTAAACTCTCGCTGTTCGGCTTCGACCCCGTCTTCGATCACAACGCGATCGCGAAAGAAGCCCGCGGTCGCCGACTCTTCCCCGGCGCGCCGGACCAGTCGCTCTTTCTGCTCAAGGGGTCGGGCCAGGTGCCACACGGCGGCGGGCGGAAACTGGTTGCGGGGAGCGGTGACTACCGCGTGATCCGGGAGTGGATCGCGTCCGGGGCGCCGGCGTCCGCGCCGGACTCGCCGCGGGTGGTGAAACTCTCGATCGCGCCGGGCGACCGCGTGTTGAAGCACGGGCAGTTGCAGCAACTCGCCGTCCGCGCGGAATACTCCGACGGGTCGGTTCGCGACGTGACCCGGCACTCCGAATTCAAGAGCAACCTTGATTTGGTCGCGGCCGTCGACGCCGACGGGTTGGTGAAGACCGGCGAGCAGAGCGGTGAGGCGGCGGTGATGGCCCGGCACATGGGCTACGTCGCCGTTTTCCGGGCGCTCGTCCCGCACGGCGAACCGGTCGCCGCGATCCCCGACTTCAAGCCCCTCAACTACGTCGATGAACTGACTGTTACCAAGTGGAAGAAACTCGGCTTGCTGCCGTCGCCCGTCGTGGATGACGCCACGTTCCTCCGCCGGGTCACGATTGACCTGTGCGGCCGGCTGCCGACGGTCGCCGAGACCAAAGTGTTTCTCGCGGATACCACTGCGGACAAACGGATTCGCCTCGTCGACACGTTACTCGATTCCCCGGATTACCCGGCCTTCTTCGCGATGAAGTGGGGCAGCATCCTGCGGAACTCGAACCTGGCCGGGTCCGAGCGGGCGGCTTACGCATTCCACAACTGGATCAAGGAGATGATCGCCCGGAACCGCCCTTACGACGAGTTCGTCCGCGGCGTGGTCGCGGCGGCCGGGGAGTGGCAGGACGCGCCGGCGATCAACTGGTACTGGCAGAACCGCGACGACCAACTCCACCAGGTCACGGCCGACGTAGCCCAGGTGTTCCTTGGCGTCCGCCTCCAGTGCGCGAAGTGCCACCACCACCCCTACGAGCGATGGGGTCAGGCGGACTATTACGGGCTGGCCGGCTTCTTTGCCCGCGTCGGCCGCAAGGGGTTCGGGGAACCGCCGCCGTACTACGCGTCGGCCCAGGTGACGACCGGCGAGAAAAACCCGCTCACCGGCAAATCGCCCGAGCCGAAGTTCCCCGACGGTCCCGTTGGCAAATTCCAGCCCGAAGACGACCCGCGGCACGCCCTCGTCGACTGGATGGCGAAGCCCGAGAACCCGTTCTTTTCGAAGGCGCTGTCCAACCGCCTCTGGGGGCACTTCTTCGGCCGCGGCCTCTATCACGAGTTGGACGACCTCCGCGACACGAACCCGCCCAGCAACCCGGAACTGCTCGATGCGCTGGCCAAGGATTTCGTGACGCACAAGTTCGATGTAAAGCACCTGATTCGAGTGATCGTGACCAGCCGGGTGTACCAGCTGTCCGCCGAGCCGAACGACCACAACAAGCACGACCGCCAAAACTTCGCCCGGTACTACGCCCGGAGGATGCCGGCCGAAGTCTTTCTCGACGCGGTCAACCAGACCTGCGGCACCCGCGGCGGCTTCAGCGGCGTCGGCACCAACGCCCGCGCGGTCGATCTTCCGCACGAGGGCTTCAATTCGTTCTTCCTCGACGCCTTCGACCGGCCCAAGCGCGTGACCGTGTGTGAATGCGAACGCTCCACGGGAGCGACGCTCGCCCAGGTTCTCCTGCTGGCGAACTCGGACGAAATCGAAAATAAAATCGCGGACGGGAACGGTCGGATCGCGAAATGGGTCAAAGAGAAGAAGCCCACGCGGGACATGATCGACGAACTGTACCTCACAGCCCTCTCCCGCCGGCCGACGGACGCCGAAATCAAGCGGGCGACCGAGTTCGTGACTAAGGGCGGCAAGGATCAACAAAAGGCGATCGAAGACGTGCTGTGGGCGATCCTGAACAGCAAAGAGTTCATGTTCAATCACTGA
- a CDS encoding DUF6194 family protein yields MDESAITQFITDTFAGVDVLVACREDGSPEIAWGDSFFYYDPNRDLPKNRRMPFATIVTKDYDGFDCASNLNRPGVFRLNVAASKQTVSALFGTAKPEDHDFTALDRIMPHPVYGKMYWVCVLNPSVETFRAVQPLLADAYQLAVSKYAKREDMG; encoded by the coding sequence ATGGATGAATCCGCAATCACCCAATTTATCACCGACACCTTTGCCGGTGTCGATGTCCTCGTTGCCTGCCGCGAAGACGGGTCACCGGAAATCGCATGGGGCGATTCGTTCTTCTATTACGACCCCAACCGTGATCTCCCGAAGAACCGCAGGATGCCCTTCGCTACTATCGTGACCAAAGATTACGACGGGTTTGACTGCGCCTCAAACCTGAATCGCCCCGGTGTCTTCCGCCTGAACGTCGCCGCAAGCAAGCAGACTGTCTCCGCCTTGTTTGGCACCGCGAAGCCCGAAGACCATGACTTCACGGCCTTGGACAGGATCATGCCTCACCCGGTTTATGGGAAGATGTACTGGGTCTGCGTACTCAACCCCAGTGTGGAAACGTTTCGGGCCGTGCAGCCCTTGCTGGCCGATGCTTATCAACTCGCCGTCAGTAAGTACGCTAAACGCGAGGACATGGGATGA
- a CDS encoding DUF1501 domain-containing protein, whose amino-acid sequence MLEFFGRGSRACDGVSRRGFLQVGALALGGLTLADVLRARAAQGIPTSAKKSVILIWQAGGPSHIDMYDLKPNAPAEVRGEFKPVPTIVPGIQISEHLPHQAKVFDKMAVVRSAFHTNAGHGMGSQWMQTGYQPTIEVNDNIYPSTGSIVARMKGPNEPGVPAYVNLPRAVSFGKAAYLGASFNPFTPDNDPNQPGFQVRNLRRPGRVDAARLDRRKELLHDLDTIRRDIDAKGDIEGLDTFYRDAMEMVTNTKAQTAFDVNKETPALRDRYGRHDLGQCCLLARRLVEAGVTFVTVQAGGGWDTHGDNFKQLKNNLLPKYDQAVAALVSDIYDRGLENDVLVMATGEFGRTPKINKDAGRDHWPGAMSVLYAGGGLKMGQAIGTTNALAEYPTSKPYTPGCALSTMYAALGVDHKHVFYDDGKRPMPILSEGEPIRELIG is encoded by the coding sequence ATGCTCGAATTTTTCGGCCGCGGGTCCAGGGCGTGCGATGGCGTGTCGCGGCGCGGCTTCTTGCAGGTCGGGGCGCTCGCGCTGGGCGGGTTGACGCTCGCCGACGTGCTTCGCGCCCGGGCCGCTCAAGGGATACCGACGTCCGCCAAGAAGTCGGTCATCCTGATCTGGCAGGCCGGCGGGCCGTCGCACATCGACATGTACGATCTCAAGCCGAACGCGCCGGCCGAAGTCCGCGGGGAATTCAAGCCGGTGCCGACTATCGTACCAGGCATCCAGATCTCCGAACATCTGCCGCATCAGGCGAAGGTGTTCGACAAGATGGCTGTCGTCCGGTCGGCGTTCCACACGAACGCCGGGCACGGCATGGGCTCGCAATGGATGCAGACTGGGTATCAGCCCACGATTGAAGTGAACGACAACATTTACCCGTCCACGGGTTCGATCGTCGCCCGGATGAAGGGGCCGAACGAACCCGGCGTGCCGGCTTACGTGAATCTCCCGCGGGCCGTCAGCTTCGGCAAGGCGGCGTACCTCGGGGCGTCGTTCAACCCGTTCACGCCGGACAACGACCCGAACCAACCCGGCTTCCAGGTCCGCAACCTCCGCCGCCCCGGCCGGGTCGACGCGGCCCGACTCGACCGCCGGAAGGAACTGCTCCACGACCTCGACACGATCCGCCGCGACATCGACGCCAAGGGCGACATCGAAGGGCTCGACACCTTCTACCGCGACGCGATGGAGATGGTGACGAACACCAAGGCCCAGACCGCGTTCGACGTGAACAAGGAAACGCCCGCCCTCCGCGACCGCTACGGCCGGCACGACCTCGGTCAGTGTTGCCTCCTCGCCCGTCGTTTAGTTGAAGCGGGTGTGACGTTCGTGACCGTTCAGGCCGGTGGCGGGTGGGACACGCACGGCGACAACTTCAAGCAGCTCAAAAACAACCTGCTGCCGAAATACGACCAGGCGGTCGCCGCCCTGGTGAGCGACATCTACGACCGCGGCCTGGAAAACGACGTACTCGTGATGGCGACGGGCGAGTTCGGCCGGACGCCGAAGATCAACAAGGACGCCGGCCGCGACCACTGGCCCGGCGCGATGTCTGTCCTGTACGCCGGCGGTGGTCTCAAGATGGGCCAGGCCATCGGCACGACCAACGCCCTGGCCGAATACCCGACGAGCAAGCCGTATACGCCGGGCTGCGCCCTGTCGACGATGTACGCCGCGCTAGGCGTCGATCACAAGCACGTTTTCTACGACGACGGCAAGCGGCCGATGCCGATCCTGAGCGAAGGCGAGCCGATCCGAGAACTGATCGGATAA
- a CDS encoding class I SAM-dependent methyltransferase, producing the protein MDLATLEQLLTPPGRAALAAAAELELSETKYPAHFDRLRKHFGPDLARAALDTAMLRVKARTKFARAGEMFFTRDTLEMATSETVARYRAGWFAAYPTVADLCCGIGGDALALAAAGRTVVAVDNDPLRLRMAEVNLAAHGLSARFLRADILTDDLPPCDAWFADPERRAGGRRKLSVHEYAPPVRSILARLPPGAPIAVKVAPGLPREELSDFDADPEFISLDGELKECVLRFGPLRTGHVRATVLPGPHTLTGGPTDQADVRPVAAYLYDPDPAVTRGGLVAALAVPLGAHQIDPMIAFLSADHLAPTPFAAAYRVEETLPFHAKRVGAWLAARGVGRVTMVKRGSSVDTDELAAKWKLRGTEHRAVILTRAAGQAVAIVAVRVETAGCDPG; encoded by the coding sequence ATGGACCTGGCTACCCTCGAACAACTGCTCACCCCTCCCGGCCGCGCCGCCTTGGCCGCGGCAGCCGAGTTGGAACTGTCGGAAACGAAATACCCGGCCCACTTCGACCGCCTCCGCAAGCACTTCGGTCCGGACCTCGCCCGCGCCGCGCTCGACACGGCCATGCTCCGGGTCAAAGCCCGGACCAAGTTCGCCCGCGCGGGCGAGATGTTCTTCACCCGCGACACCCTCGAAATGGCGACGAGCGAGACCGTGGCCCGTTACCGCGCCGGCTGGTTCGCGGCGTACCCCACCGTGGCCGACCTCTGCTGCGGCATCGGCGGCGACGCGCTGGCCCTGGCGGCCGCCGGGCGGACGGTGGTCGCGGTCGACAACGACCCCCTGCGGCTGCGCATGGCCGAGGTGAACCTGGCCGCTCACGGGTTGTCGGCCCGCTTCCTCCGCGCGGACATCCTGACAGACGACTTGCCTCCGTGCGACGCCTGGTTTGCCGACCCGGAACGCCGCGCGGGCGGCCGCCGCAAGCTGTCGGTCCATGAATACGCCCCACCCGTCAGGTCGATTCTCGCTCGGCTCCCGCCGGGCGCCCCGATCGCCGTGAAGGTCGCGCCGGGCCTCCCGCGCGAGGAACTGTCCGACTTCGATGCCGACCCGGAGTTCATCTCGCTCGACGGTGAATTGAAGGAGTGTGTTCTCCGCTTCGGCCCCCTGCGAACAGGCCACGTCCGCGCGACAGTCCTGCCCGGCCCCCACACCCTAACGGGAGGCCCGACTGATCAGGCCGATGTTCGGCCGGTCGCGGCTTACCTCTACGACCCGGACCCGGCTGTGACGCGCGGCGGGTTGGTTGCTGCCCTCGCCGTGCCGCTGGGAGCCCACCAGATCGACCCAATGATCGCCTTCCTCTCGGCCGACCACCTCGCGCCCACCCCGTTCGCCGCTGCTTACCGCGTCGAGGAGACGCTACCGTTTCACGCAAAGCGGGTCGGGGCGTGGCTCGCGGCCCGCGGCGTCGGGCGGGTAACGATGGTCAAGCGGGGGTCGTCGGTGGATACGGACGAGTTGGCGGCGAAGTGGAAGCTACGCGGGACCGAACACCGTGCCGTGATCCTCACCCGGGCGGCCGGGCAAGCGGTCGCGATCGTCGCGGTGCGCGTGGAAACAGCAGGATGTGATCCCGGGTGA
- a CDS encoding prenyltransferase/squalene oxidase repeat-containing protein, whose amino-acid sequence MFFVPLLLATATSGAELAPRPRTAEVSTSEARRAVENALPFLEKSSAAWRAERKCVTCHQVPFAVWALTAAKDRGFAVDAAKLDDLAGWAFHFCATNEEKGERTGGFHLTSAFMILSQSAAGVRADALKTYPLFETLFAKRQKPDGSWREGRQVRIEGAQREADEVDTMWTLLAIRALERLGDRLPAEVRKGLTGERDRARTFLGAAKPGTRVDWLLLRVLVAKEYETPERAQELLRELLAQQNADGGWGYVRGGTSYAHTTGECLYCLGAMGLGEDNPAVRRAWKHLVRTQQPDGRWHAPSRETFSTKPDRVHGPSTHWGTAWAAIGLRHTLPAK is encoded by the coding sequence ATGTTTTTCGTCCCACTTCTGCTTGCCACCGCAACCTCCGGGGCCGAACTCGCACCGCGTCCGCGGACGGCCGAGGTTTCCACCAGTGAGGCTCGGCGCGCGGTGGAGAACGCGCTGCCGTTCCTGGAGAAGAGTTCGGCCGCGTGGCGGGCCGAGCGGAAGTGCGTCACCTGCCACCAGGTCCCGTTCGCCGTCTGGGCGCTTACCGCGGCGAAGGACCGCGGGTTCGCGGTGGATGCGGCGAAGCTCGACGACCTGGCCGGGTGGGCGTTTCACTTCTGCGCCACGAACGAGGAAAAGGGTGAGCGGACCGGCGGGTTCCACCTCACGTCGGCTTTCATGATCCTGTCCCAATCCGCGGCCGGCGTCCGGGCCGACGCACTGAAGACTTACCCGCTGTTCGAGACGCTCTTCGCCAAGCGGCAGAAACCCGACGGCTCGTGGCGGGAAGGGCGGCAGGTGCGCATCGAGGGCGCGCAGCGGGAGGCCGACGAGGTCGACACGATGTGGACCCTCCTGGCAATCCGGGCGCTGGAGCGGCTCGGCGACCGGCTGCCGGCCGAGGTCCGCAAGGGGCTCACGGGCGAGCGCGACCGGGCGCGGACGTTCCTCGGGGCCGCGAAACCGGGCACGCGGGTCGACTGGCTCCTGCTCCGCGTGCTGGTGGCGAAGGAGTACGAAACCCCGGAGCGCGCGCAGGAACTGCTCCGCGAACTGCTCGCCCAGCAGAACGCGGACGGGGGATGGGGCTACGTTCGCGGCGGGACGAGCTACGCGCACACGACCGGGGAGTGCCTGTACTGCCTCGGGGCGATGGGCCTGGGCGAAGACAATCCGGCGGTGCGGCGGGCGTGGAAGCACCTCGTCCGCACGCAGCAGCCGGATGGCCGGTGGCACGCTCCCAGTCGGGAGACGTTCAGTACCAAGCCGGACAGGGTGCACGGCCCGAGTACCCACTGGGGCACCGCATGGGCTGCCATCGGTCTGCGGCACACGCTACCGGCAAAGTAG